From a region of the Balaenoptera musculus isolate JJ_BM4_2016_0621 chromosome 15, mBalMus1.pri.v3, whole genome shotgun sequence genome:
- the SAP25 gene encoding histone deacetylase complex subunit SAP25 isoform X1 yields MLPWTPRRWGAGEEQAPEKQGPSAGSDPGQAWDSGEEALREPRTTPQDRWALPAALGRNPRGAHSVRRSQLSLAKKGPQPWSRRPSWARKEQLLPRPPPGLAAERSPGTPVQPRPPVPLSPEMTWEVAPSRMTLLAPRNPNCEAKPGPRLVWGLSCESGTSFSGRTLRHPSFCPLYEAASGRGLRPSLAGHQSGEQAPRDAGFPVMCCEDVFLSDPLLPRGQRAPLYVSQARQQVMGSLKLLLPPPVMSPRVLPTPSSGCSTAWLSGPELIALTGLLQMSQGEPRPSSPGAPMPPAGPPDPASDHPGASGGQSCSHCTDPSLPRAPDSQGP; encoded by the exons ATGTTGCCCTGGACCCCCCGGCGGTGGGGCGCGGGCGAGGAGCAGGCGCCCGAGAAACAAGGCCCCTCGGCGGGCAGCGACCCCGGCCAGGCCTGGGACTCTGGAGAGGAAGCCCTGCGGGAGCCAAGAACAACCCCACAGGACAGGTGGGCTCTGCCGGCGGCACTTGGGCGAAACCCGAGGGGGGCCCACAGTGTGAGAAGATCTCAGTTGTCCCTAGCGAAGAAAGG TCCTCAGCCCTGGTCCCGAAGGCCTTCCTGGGCCCGGAAAGAGCAGCTGCTGCCTCGGCCgcccccaggcctggctgccGAGCGGTCCCCGGGAACCCCAG TCCAACCCCGCCCCCCAGTTCCCCTCTCCCCCGAGATGACCTGGGAGGTGGCCCCGTCAAGGATGACCCTGCTGGCGCCACGGAACCCCAACTGTGAGGCTAAACCGGGACCTCGGCTGGTGTGG GGGCTCAGCTGTGAGTCAGGCACCTCGTTCTCAGGCCGGACCTTGCGCCATCCCTCATTCTGCCCTCTGTACGAGGCAGCCTCAGGCAGAGGCCTCAGGCCCAGTCTAGCAGGACATCAGAGTGGAGAGCAGGCGCCCAGGGATGCAG GGTTCCCGGTGATGTGCTGTGAAGATGTCTTTCTTTCTGACCCTCTGCTGCCCCGTGGGCAGCGTGCTCCCCTGTACGTGTCTCAGGCCCGTCAGCAG gtGATGGGCTCTCTGAAGCTGCTGCTCCCACCCCCAGTCATGTCCCCCAGGGTCCTCCCCACTCCATCCTCTGGCTGCTCCACCGCCTGGCTCAGTGGGCCTGAGCTGATCGCCCTCACTGGCCTCCTGCAGATGAGCCAGGGGGagccaagacccagctccccgGGGGCTCCCATGCCCCCTGCTGGCCCCCCAGACCCTGCCTCTGACCACCCAGGTGCCAGTGGTGGCCAGAGCTGTTCTCACTGCACGGACCCATCTCTCCCACGGGCCCCAGACAGCCAAGGTCCATAG
- the SAP25 gene encoding histone deacetylase complex subunit SAP25 isoform X2 has protein sequence MLPWTPRRWGAGEEQAPEKQGPSAGSDPGQAWDSGEEALREPRTTPQDRWALPAALGRNPRGAHSVRRSQLSLAKKGPQPWSRRPSWARKEQLLPRPPPGLAAERSPGTPVPLSPEMTWEVAPSRMTLLAPRNPNCEAKPGPRLVWGLSCESGTSFSGRTLRHPSFCPLYEAASGRGLRPSLAGHQSGEQAPRDAGFPVMCCEDVFLSDPLLPRGQRAPLYVSQARQQVMGSLKLLLPPPVMSPRVLPTPSSGCSTAWLSGPELIALTGLLQMSQGEPRPSSPGAPMPPAGPPDPASDHPGASGGQSCSHCTDPSLPRAPDSQGP, from the exons ATGTTGCCCTGGACCCCCCGGCGGTGGGGCGCGGGCGAGGAGCAGGCGCCCGAGAAACAAGGCCCCTCGGCGGGCAGCGACCCCGGCCAGGCCTGGGACTCTGGAGAGGAAGCCCTGCGGGAGCCAAGAACAACCCCACAGGACAGGTGGGCTCTGCCGGCGGCACTTGGGCGAAACCCGAGGGGGGCCCACAGTGTGAGAAGATCTCAGTTGTCCCTAGCGAAGAAAGG TCCTCAGCCCTGGTCCCGAAGGCCTTCCTGGGCCCGGAAAGAGCAGCTGCTGCCTCGGCCgcccccaggcctggctgccGAGCGGTCCCCGGGAACCCCAG TTCCCCTCTCCCCCGAGATGACCTGGGAGGTGGCCCCGTCAAGGATGACCCTGCTGGCGCCACGGAACCCCAACTGTGAGGCTAAACCGGGACCTCGGCTGGTGTGG GGGCTCAGCTGTGAGTCAGGCACCTCGTTCTCAGGCCGGACCTTGCGCCATCCCTCATTCTGCCCTCTGTACGAGGCAGCCTCAGGCAGAGGCCTCAGGCCCAGTCTAGCAGGACATCAGAGTGGAGAGCAGGCGCCCAGGGATGCAG GGTTCCCGGTGATGTGCTGTGAAGATGTCTTTCTTTCTGACCCTCTGCTGCCCCGTGGGCAGCGTGCTCCCCTGTACGTGTCTCAGGCCCGTCAGCAG gtGATGGGCTCTCTGAAGCTGCTGCTCCCACCCCCAGTCATGTCCCCCAGGGTCCTCCCCACTCCATCCTCTGGCTGCTCCACCGCCTGGCTCAGTGGGCCTGAGCTGATCGCCCTCACTGGCCTCCTGCAGATGAGCCAGGGGGagccaagacccagctccccgGGGGCTCCCATGCCCCCTGCTGGCCCCCCAGACCCTGCCTCTGACCACCCAGGTGCCAGTGGTGGCCAGAGCTGTTCTCACTGCACGGACCCATCTCTCCCACGGGCCCCAGACAGCCAAGGTCCATAG
- the SAP25 gene encoding histone deacetylase complex subunit SAP25 isoform X3: protein MLPWTPRRWGAGEEQAPEKQGPSAGSDPGQAWDSGEEALREPRTTPQDSPQPWSRRPSWARKEQLLPRPPPGLAAERSPGTPVQPRPPVPLSPEMTWEVAPSRMTLLAPRNPNCEAKPGPRLVWGLSCESGTSFSGRTLRHPSFCPLYEAASGRGLRPSLAGHQSGEQAPRDAGFPVMCCEDVFLSDPLLPRGQRAPLYVSQARQQVMGSLKLLLPPPVMSPRVLPTPSSGCSTAWLSGPELIALTGLLQMSQGEPRPSSPGAPMPPAGPPDPASDHPGASGGQSCSHCTDPSLPRAPDSQGP from the exons ATGTTGCCCTGGACCCCCCGGCGGTGGGGCGCGGGCGAGGAGCAGGCGCCCGAGAAACAAGGCCCCTCGGCGGGCAGCGACCCCGGCCAGGCCTGGGACTCTGGAGAGGAAGCCCTGCGGGAGCCAAGAACAACCCCACAGGACAG TCCTCAGCCCTGGTCCCGAAGGCCTTCCTGGGCCCGGAAAGAGCAGCTGCTGCCTCGGCCgcccccaggcctggctgccGAGCGGTCCCCGGGAACCCCAG TCCAACCCCGCCCCCCAGTTCCCCTCTCCCCCGAGATGACCTGGGAGGTGGCCCCGTCAAGGATGACCCTGCTGGCGCCACGGAACCCCAACTGTGAGGCTAAACCGGGACCTCGGCTGGTGTGG GGGCTCAGCTGTGAGTCAGGCACCTCGTTCTCAGGCCGGACCTTGCGCCATCCCTCATTCTGCCCTCTGTACGAGGCAGCCTCAGGCAGAGGCCTCAGGCCCAGTCTAGCAGGACATCAGAGTGGAGAGCAGGCGCCCAGGGATGCAG GGTTCCCGGTGATGTGCTGTGAAGATGTCTTTCTTTCTGACCCTCTGCTGCCCCGTGGGCAGCGTGCTCCCCTGTACGTGTCTCAGGCCCGTCAGCAG gtGATGGGCTCTCTGAAGCTGCTGCTCCCACCCCCAGTCATGTCCCCCAGGGTCCTCCCCACTCCATCCTCTGGCTGCTCCACCGCCTGGCTCAGTGGGCCTGAGCTGATCGCCCTCACTGGCCTCCTGCAGATGAGCCAGGGGGagccaagacccagctccccgGGGGCTCCCATGCCCCCTGCTGGCCCCCCAGACCCTGCCTCTGACCACCCAGGTGCCAGTGGTGGCCAGAGCTGTTCTCACTGCACGGACCCATCTCTCCCACGGGCCCCAGACAGCCAAGGTCCATAG
- the SAP25 gene encoding histone deacetylase complex subunit SAP25 isoform X4 has translation MLPWTPRRWGAGEEQAPEKQGPSAGSDPGQAWDSGEEALREPRTTPQDSPQPWSRRPSWARKEQLLPRPPPGLAAERSPGTPVPLSPEMTWEVAPSRMTLLAPRNPNCEAKPGPRLVWGLSCESGTSFSGRTLRHPSFCPLYEAASGRGLRPSLAGHQSGEQAPRDAGFPVMCCEDVFLSDPLLPRGQRAPLYVSQARQQVMGSLKLLLPPPVMSPRVLPTPSSGCSTAWLSGPELIALTGLLQMSQGEPRPSSPGAPMPPAGPPDPASDHPGASGGQSCSHCTDPSLPRAPDSQGP, from the exons ATGTTGCCCTGGACCCCCCGGCGGTGGGGCGCGGGCGAGGAGCAGGCGCCCGAGAAACAAGGCCCCTCGGCGGGCAGCGACCCCGGCCAGGCCTGGGACTCTGGAGAGGAAGCCCTGCGGGAGCCAAGAACAACCCCACAGGACAG TCCTCAGCCCTGGTCCCGAAGGCCTTCCTGGGCCCGGAAAGAGCAGCTGCTGCCTCGGCCgcccccaggcctggctgccGAGCGGTCCCCGGGAACCCCAG TTCCCCTCTCCCCCGAGATGACCTGGGAGGTGGCCCCGTCAAGGATGACCCTGCTGGCGCCACGGAACCCCAACTGTGAGGCTAAACCGGGACCTCGGCTGGTGTGG GGGCTCAGCTGTGAGTCAGGCACCTCGTTCTCAGGCCGGACCTTGCGCCATCCCTCATTCTGCCCTCTGTACGAGGCAGCCTCAGGCAGAGGCCTCAGGCCCAGTCTAGCAGGACATCAGAGTGGAGAGCAGGCGCCCAGGGATGCAG GGTTCCCGGTGATGTGCTGTGAAGATGTCTTTCTTTCTGACCCTCTGCTGCCCCGTGGGCAGCGTGCTCCCCTGTACGTGTCTCAGGCCCGTCAGCAG gtGATGGGCTCTCTGAAGCTGCTGCTCCCACCCCCAGTCATGTCCCCCAGGGTCCTCCCCACTCCATCCTCTGGCTGCTCCACCGCCTGGCTCAGTGGGCCTGAGCTGATCGCCCTCACTGGCCTCCTGCAGATGAGCCAGGGGGagccaagacccagctccccgGGGGCTCCCATGCCCCCTGCTGGCCCCCCAGACCCTGCCTCTGACCACCCAGGTGCCAGTGGTGGCCAGAGCTGTTCTCACTGCACGGACCCATCTCTCCCACGGGCCCCAGACAGCCAAGGTCCATAG
- the LOC118881371 gene encoding insulin receptor substrate 1-like has protein sequence MPPPSPGTATSTPPLPSQPLLRTLYCFGSGMKPGDPTTTPEFESADVALGPPRPWACPADVRLCGHLRKQKSQRRRFFVLRSYPQRLECYESEKKFRAGRAPPKFSVSLEGACTISKRVDARQRHLIVLYTRDRSLGVAAASEAEQQAWYSALLQARAAAAGPDSHEDPGAWILAPFQDVWPVTLRPKGLGRARGLGSGGYCLCLGSGVLSLLRKPGGRSSGASRASPPPALRLSLLSVRRCGHADAFFFLELGRSAPTGPGELWLQAPDAVVAQSIHETVLAAMKRIGDSGAGGRAEPLPRKPPTSASTPSVPQSYETPASAAQSSGLYRRGRLSERSEQATLKTLARLGAAASHPEGLERGGVYITKGAGSDYEPMGGGQASGYVVMAPPGLPASAKAASRQPLQDGGVTEYVSMSLCAPRSFSSSFLPLPYRPGAGEPGPGLQGPRLGVGDDWGPAGAQRCLQPPSELAGEYVCTAADYIRMGTDIPEPPDGGLNYIDLDLVPPLEVRGDAPGARHRPHSYAHIEFQNLGQAQSSCSIAPESQVSLGPPPCLQ, from the exons ATgccgcccccctccccggggACCGCTACGTCTACCCCACCTCTGCCGTCCCAGCCCCTGCTCCGGACACTTTACTGCTTTGGGTCCGGAATGAAGCCCGGAGACCCCACGACGACCCCGGAGTTCGAGTCAGCCGACGTGGCCCTGGGTCCGCCGCGGCCCTGGGCCTGCCCGGCTGACGTGCGGCTCTGCGGCCACCTGCGGAAGCAGAAGTCCCAGCGCCGCCGCTTCTTTGTGCTCCGCTCCTATCCGCAGCGCCTCGAGTGTTACGAGAGCGAGAAGAAGTTCCGCGCCGGCCGAGCGCCGCCCAAGTTCAGCGTGAGCCTGGAGGGCGCGTGCACCATCAGTAAGCGCGTGGACGCGCGTCAGCGACACCTGATCGTCCTCTACACGCGCGACCGCAGCCTGGGCGTGGCGGCGGCCAGCGAGGCGGAGCAGCAGGCGTGGTACAGCGCCCTGCTCCAggcgcgcgccgccgccgccg GTCCCGACTCCCACGAGGACCCCGGGGCCTGGATCCTCGCTCCGTTTCAGGACGTCTGGCCCGTGACGCTGCGGCCCAAGGGGCTGGGGCGGGCACGAGGCCTGGGCAGCGGCGGCTACTGCCTATGCCTGGGTTCCGGGGTACTGAGCCTGCTGCGGAAGCCCGGGGGCAGAAGCTCCGGGGCCTCCCGGGCATCTCCGCCGCCGGCCCTGCGCTTGTCCCTGCTCAGCGTGCGCCGCTGTGGCCATGCCGACGCTTTCTTCTTCCTGGAGCTTGGCCGCTCAGCACCCACGGGTCCCGGGGAGCTGTGGCTACAGGCGCCCGATGCCGTCGTGGCCCAAAGCATTCACGAGACTGTCCTGGCGGCCATGAAGCGAATCGGGGACAGTGGTGCCGGTGGCAGGGCTGAGCCACTGCCAAGAAAGCCCCCGACGAGCGCCTCCACACCCTCTGTCCCCCAATCTTATGAGACCCCAGCCTCTGCGGCCCAATCAAGCGGCCTTTACCGTCGGGGGCGCCTGAGTGAGAGAAGCGAGCAAGCAACCCTCAAGACCCTGGCCAGGCTGGGGGCGGCAGCCTCACACCCCGAGGGGTTGGAGCGGGGCGGGGTCTACATAACCAAGGGAGCCGGGAGTGACTACGAGCCCATGGGGGGCGGCCAAGCCAGCGGCTACGTGGTGATGGCGCCCCCGGGCCTTCCTGCCTCCGCCAAAGCCGCTTCCCGCCAGCCGCTCCAGGATGGAGGGGTCACTGAATATGTGTCCATGAGCCTCTGTGCACCACGGTCCTTTTCCTCGAGCTTCTTGCCTCTTCCCTACAGGCCTGGGGCCGGGGAGCCTGGACCCGGGCTCCAAGGCCCTCGCCTCGGCGTGGGAGACGACTGGGGACCGGCAGGGGCTCAGCGCTGCTTGCAGCCACCGTCAGAGTTAGCCGGGGAGTACGTGTGCACGGCCGCCGACTACATAAGAATGGGCACTGACATCCCCGAGCCCCCGGACGGCGGCCTCAACTACATCGACCTGGACCTGGTCCCTCCCCTGGAGGTGCGAGGCGACGCCCCCGGGGCCAGGCACCGCCCACACAGCTACGCACACATCGAGTTCCAGAACCTCGGGCAGGCCCAG AGTTCCTGCAGCATCGCTCCAGAGTCTCAAGTCAGCCTTggccccccaccctgcctccaATGA
- the AGFG2 gene encoding arf-GAP domain and FG repeat-containing protein 2 isoform X4, with product MTTFTEPEVVFLQSRGNEVCRKIWLGLFDARTSLIPDSRDPQKVKEFLQEKYEKKRWYVPPDQVKGPTYTKGGASTPVQGSIPEGKPPRTLLGDPVPSLSAAASTSSQSVSQSQPRTSQPRSSQPPPPSSVKKASTDLLADIGGDPFAAPQVAPAFAAFPAFGGQTPSHGGFANFDAFGSSPGSSAFGSMPPAGQAPFQAQPAPPASRMLPGSHSFGSSQGTPFAASPLAPASQPNSLADMGSLLGPGASAGGIPSSIFGMASQVPTLQSATTGGGGSTGLSFGAFNPFTTPAAHAQLPSTNPFQPNGLATGPGFGMSGAGPGFPQTVPPTGAFSSPFPPPLFPPPTSVTQQQNGSSFGDQGSAKLGQRPLSQPAGISTNPFMTGSSSSPFACNPPNTNPFL from the exons ATGACAACTTTCACTGAGCCTGAAGTAGTGTTCCTGCAATCCCGCGGAAACGAG GTTTGCAGGAAGATTTGGCTGGGTCTTTTCGATGCTCGGACATCTTTAATACCAGATTCCAGGGATCCTCAGAAGGTGAAGGAGTTTCTCCAGGAAAAATATGAGAAGAAGAGATG GTATGTCCCCCCAGACCAAGTCAAAGGGCCCACTTATACCAAAGGCGGCGCCTCCACCCCCGTCCAGGGCTCCATTCCAGAAGGGAAGCCCCCGCGGACACTTCTGGGGGATCCTGTGCCGTCTCTCTCGGCTGCTGCCTCCACCTCCAGCCAG TCTGTCAGTCAGTCTCAGCCCCGGACGTCCCAGCCCCGGAGCTCTCAGCCACCTCCCCCCTCCTCGGTCAAGAAAGCCAGTACTGACCTGCTGGCCGACATCGGCGGAGACCCCTTTGCTGCTCCCCAGGTGGCAccagcttttgctgcattcccAGCCTTTGGGG GCCAGACGCCTTCCCATGGGGGCTTTGCCAACTTCGATGCCTTTGGCAGTAGCCCTGGCTCTTCTGCATTTGGAAGCATGCCTCCAGCCGGCCAAGCCCCGTTCCAGGCCCAGCCAGCACCCCCAG CCAGTCGGATGCTACCTGGAAGTCACAGCTTCG GGAGCAGCCAGGGGACTCCATTTGCTGCCTCTCCTCTGGCACCTGCCAGTCAGCCCAACAGCCTTGCAGATATGGGCAGCCTCCTGGGACCCGGGGCATCAGCTGGAGGCATCCCTAGCAG CATCTTCGGGATGGCCAGCCAGGTCCCCACGCTCCAGTCGGCCACCACTGGCGGAGGCGGCAGCACAGGGCTCTCCTTTGGAG CCTTCAACCCTTTCACCACACCTGCTGCTCACGCCCAGCTGCCTTCCACCAACCCTTTCCAGCCCAATGGCTTGGCCACAG ggCCAGGCTTTGGGATGAGCGGTGCTGGGCCTGGCTTCCCCCAGACAGTGCCACCCACCGGGGCTTTTTccagccccttccccccaccGCTCTTCCCCCCACCGACCTCAGTGACTCAGCAGCAGAATG GCTCTTCCTTCGGAGACCAGGGATCCGCCAAGCTGGGGCAGAGGCCACTGAGCCAGCCAGCTGGGATCTCCACCAACCCCTTCATG ACTGGATCCTCATCAAGCCCGTTTGCCTGCAACCCTCCGAACACCAACCCATTCTTGTAG